In Thermoplasmatales archaeon, the DNA window TGTATTTTTTAATTCAAAAATATTTAATAATGTTAAATAATTGCATTAACATGAAGAAAGATTTGATATCAATGCTCGATGTTAAAAATGATTTGGAGAGGATAATAAATGATGCCATAGAAATAAAAAAATACGGTTGCAAAAGAATAATGGAAGGAAAAATTATGGCGATGATTTTCGAAAAAAGTTCAACAAGGACGAGAGTTTCATTTGATGTAGCGGTTAAAAAATTAGGAGGGCATTCAATATTTTTAAGTAAGAATGAAATACAACTTGGAAGAGGGGAAACAATAGAGGATACCGCAAAAGTACTAAGCAAATATGTAGATGTAATAGTTTATAGAGCATATACTCATGAAAGTATGAAAGAATTAGCAAGACATGCGAATGTGCCTGTTATAAATGCCCTCGATAATGCGGAGCATCCCTGCCAGGTGATTGCGGATTTCATGACAATAAAGGAAAAGAAAGGGAGATTGAAAGACATAAATTTCGTGTATATAGGCGATGGAAACAATAATATGGCTCATTCTTATCTGCTTGGAGGAGCAATTGCTGGGATGAAAGTCAAGATTGTTTCTCCAAAAAAATATTGGCCATCTGAGATATATGTAAAAAAAGCGAGAGAGTTAGGAGGGGTTTTTGAGATAGAGGAATTGAATGAAAATTCGCCATCAGATGCGGATGTTGTTGCAACAGATACATGGATTTCGATGGGTGACGAGCATGAGAAAGAAGAGAGAATCAAAGATTTCCAGGGCTATACTGTTAATGAAGCTTTTATGGCGAAGGCAAAGAAAGATGCAATATTTTTACATTGCTTGCCCGCCTATTATGGATATGAAGTTACGAAAGAAGTTGCTCATGGAAAACAATCAGTAATATTTGAGGAAGCATGGAACAGGCTTTGGGCGCAAATGGCTATATTGAAGTGGATTTTTGAATAAGCTCTTTATAAAGCTTCATGGCCTCCAATATTATTTCTTTCGCCTCTTTTGCATCCCCCCACTTCTTTATCTTAACTTTCTTACCCTCCAACTCCTTATAAACTTTGAAAAAATGCTGTATCTCTCTAAGCAAATGTTTTGATAAATCTCTCTTGTCTTTTATATCATTAAATCTCGGATCATTTAAAGGAACTGAAATTATTTTATCATCTGGCTTATTTTCATCTATCATTCTTAAAACTGCAATAGGTCTTACCTTTATAAGCACCATCGGGTGGCTTGCTTCAGTTACTAAAATAAGAGCATCTAGAGGATCACCATCCTTGCAATATGTTCTAGGTATAAATCCATAATCGCCTGGATAATGAAAAGGAGAAAATATTATTCTATCAAATTCTATTATATTGTATTTTTTGTTATACTCATATTTTTTTCTAGAGCCCATCGGGTTTTCGACTATTACATTAATTATTTCAGGAGGATTCTGCCCAGTTTCTACATCATGCCACAAATTTTTCATGAAAATAAATATGAAATTTAATATATTTTTATTGAAATTTTGAAACATCGAAATGCATAAATAACAAAAATAAATTTTGGAAATGATTTAAAATGAAGAAATTAATAGTATTTGCGGTAATTTTTGCAATTGCGTTGGCAAATGGCAACTCCTTAGTTGCGGATTTTTACTGGCAACCAAACGAACCAACAGATTTACAAGAAGTGCAATTCTATGATAATTCGACTGGTGAAGTGGTTGCATGGATTTGGTATTTTGGAGACGGGGAGAGCAGTACTGAAAGAAACCCTGCACACCTGTATAAGGATGATGGAACATATACGGTAAGGCTTGTTGTATGGGATAAAAATGGAAACATGGCATATAATGAAAAAATTATAAATGTATTAAATGTTCCTCCCGTTGCAATTGCTGGCGAGAATATTATTTCAAACGCAACAGTTATAACATTTAATGCAAGCAATAGCTATGATTTAGATGGATGTATAGTAAATTATACATGGGATTTTGGAGATGGAAGCACTGGATATGGCATCGTTGTTGAGCATTCCTACAATTCATCAGGAATTTATAATGTTACCTTAACTGTGATAGATGATGACGAGGCAAGTGATAGCGACGAAATTCAGGTTTTATTTGATAATAATCCTCCAGAAACAAATTATAGCATTGAAGAAATTAAGGAATGGTACAATAAAAGCGTTGAAATATTTTTAAATGCAACAGATAATCTTGCTGGAATTTATAAAACATTTTATAGAATAGGAAATGATAGCTGGAAGGAGTATAATGAGAGCATCAATATAAGCAGTGAAGGAATAAATATCTTGAGATTTTATAGCGTCGACAACGCTGGGAATTATGAACAGGAAAAAAATTTAACAATAAAAATAGATTTGCATCCACCATCTACAAATTATTCAATAAATGCAACATATGGCAATGAAGGATGGATAAGAAGCACCCCAATAATAAGCTTGAGTGCGAGCGATGTCCTTTCTGGAGTTAATAAAACATTGTACAAAATTAATGACGGAGAATGGGAAGAATATAAGGGAGAAATAAATATCTCCGCTGATGGAGAACATATCATAAGATTTTATAGCATTGACAACGCGGGCAACCGTGAGCAAGAAAAAAACATCACATTAAAAATAGATACAAGGGCGCCAACGATGAGCATTGTTGCACCTGAAGAGGGCTATATTTATATAGCATCGCGCAAGATAATTCCGACACTATTTGATAATACTTATATAATAGGAAGGTTTGCTGTGGAAGTTGAGGCAAATGATACACGCTCTGGAATGTATTGTATTGAATTTCTACTCAACAATCAAACTCTCTGGAAGGATTATGTTTCTCCCTACAGCGTTGAATTGCCAAGAGAATTTCCTTGCTCATTTAATAAATTAAAAGTCGTTGCTTACGACTTTGCGGGAAATAAAGCGGA includes these proteins:
- the argF gene encoding ornithine carbamoyltransferase; protein product: MKKDLISMLDVKNDLERIINDAIEIKKYGCKRIMEGKIMAMIFEKSSTRTRVSFDVAVKKLGGHSIFLSKNEIQLGRGETIEDTAKVLSKYVDVIVYRAYTHESMKELARHANVPVINALDNAEHPCQVIADFMTIKEKKGRLKDINFVYIGDGNNNMAHSYLLGGAIAGMKVKIVSPKKYWPSEIYVKKARELGGVFEIEELNENSPSDADVVATDTWISMGDEHEKEERIKDFQGYTVNEAFMAKAKKDAIFLHCLPAYYGYEVTKEVAHGKQSVIFEEAWNRLWAQMAILKWIFE
- a CDS encoding inorganic diphosphatase; its protein translation is MKNLWHDVETGQNPPEIINVIVENPMGSRKKYEYNKKYNIIEFDRIIFSPFHYPGDYGFIPRTYCKDGDPLDALILVTEASHPMVLIKVRPIAVLRMIDENKPDDKIISVPLNDPRFNDIKDKRDLSKHLLREIQHFFKVYKELEGKKVKIKKWGDAKEAKEIILEAMKLYKELIQKSTSI
- a CDS encoding PKD domain-containing protein, whose amino-acid sequence is MKKLIVFAVIFAIALANGNSLVADFYWQPNEPTDLQEVQFYDNSTGEVVAWIWYFGDGESSTERNPAHLYKDDGTYTVRLVVWDKNGNMAYNEKIINVLNVPPVAIAGENIISNATVITFNASNSYDLDGCIVNYTWDFGDGSTGYGIVVEHSYNSSGIYNVTLTVIDDDEASDSDEIQVLFDNNPPETNYSIEEIKEWYNKSVEIFLNATDNLAGIYKTFYRIGNDSWKEYNESINISSEGINILRFYSVDNAGNYEQEKNLTIKIDLHPPSTNYSINATYGNEGWIRSTPIISLSASDVLSGVNKTLYKINDGEWEEYKGEINISADGEHIIRFYSIDNAGNREQEKNITLKIDTRAPTMSIVAPEEGYIYIASRKIIPTLFDNTYIIGRFAVEVEANDTRSGMYCIEFLLNNQTLWKDYVSPYSVELPREFPCSFNKLKVVAYDFAGNKAESKEITYLKIL